Proteins encoded in a region of the Inquilinus sp. KBS0705 genome:
- a CDS encoding family 43 glycosylhydrolase, which yields MRRYLQLLALFIIAFNAASAQQLPAWAFGPFVRPAGVNPLISPDSTTRFYDPMRKKQMDWESNDTFNPAATIKNGKIYILYRAEDKSGTGIGGRTSRLGLAESSTGTSVKRSPVPVLYPDNDSQKAFEWTGGCEDPRVAMTANGTYVVFYTQWNHDIPRLGVATSKDLKKWTKHGPIFRKAYHGKFFNIASKSASIITKIAGGKQVIAKINGKYWMYWGETGVYAATSTDMVNWQPLINADSTLKALISPRKNYFDSDLTECGPPAIVTPKGILLLYNGKNNINYGDKNYTGNSYCGGQVIFSVTDPTKPLHRLDKPFFVPKEPFEKSGQYPAGTVFMEGLVFFHQQWFLYYGCADSRVAVAVYKPRK from the coding sequence ATGAGAAGATATTTACAATTATTAGCGCTGTTTATTATTGCATTTAATGCTGCAAGCGCGCAGCAATTGCCAGCCTGGGCTTTCGGGCCATTTGTTAGGCCAGCGGGTGTTAATCCATTAATTAGCCCGGATAGTACCACCCGCTTTTACGACCCAATGCGCAAAAAGCAAATGGATTGGGAATCTAACGACACCTTTAACCCGGCTGCCACCATTAAAAACGGTAAAATATATATCCTATACCGGGCCGAGGATAAGTCAGGGACAGGGATAGGGGGGCGGACGTCGCGTTTGGGACTGGCGGAAAGCAGTACCGGCACATCTGTTAAACGTTCGCCGGTACCTGTGTTGTACCCCGATAACGATAGTCAGAAAGCGTTTGAATGGACAGGCGGTTGCGAGGACCCTCGTGTTGCTATGACAGCGAACGGCACCTACGTGGTTTTTTATACACAATGGAACCATGATATCCCTCGCTTAGGTGTAGCTACTTCAAAAGATCTGAAAAAATGGACCAAGCACGGGCCTATATTTCGTAAAGCTTATCATGGTAAGTTTTTTAATATCGCCAGTAAATCTGCTTCAATCATTACAAAAATAGCTGGTGGTAAACAGGTTATTGCCAAAATAAATGGTAAATACTGGATGTATTGGGGCGAAACAGGTGTGTATGCCGCAACATCTACCGATATGGTAAACTGGCAGCCGCTAATTAATGCCGACAGTACTTTAAAAGCATTGATATCCCCAAGAAAAAATTACTTTGATAGTGACTTAACAGAGTGTGGCCCTCCGGCAATAGTTACACCAAAAGGGATTTTGTTACTGTATAATGGTAAAAACAATATCAATTACGGTGATAAAAACTATACGGGTAATTCGTATTGCGGTGGCCAGGTTATATTTTCGGTTACCGACCCTACAAAACCATTGCACAGGCTTGATAAACCATTTTTTGTGCCAAAAGAGCCTTTTGAAAAAAGCGGCCAATACCCCGCAGGTACTGTTTTTATGGAGGGATTAGTGTTTTTCCATCAACAATGGTTCCTTTATTATGGCTGCGCCGACTCAAGAGTAGCTGTAGCCGTATACAAGCCGCGTAAATAA
- a CDS encoding class I SAM-dependent methyltransferase — MQDILGTALSDHFENVQSNKLWINNRYGPKEEMPLDVFFRDYADMPELEQIALTKCHGKVLDIGAGAGSHALILQTQGFDVTALDISAKAVNIMKLRGVVKAIEGDIFTYTGHKYDTLLLMMNGIGLCGTIKQLHLFLQQTKHLLNPGGQLLFDSSDIAYLYDGDLPADNYYGELWYQYTYKGKKTDWFKWLYIDKVALTNVARQGGWTVEILYDDSMDQYLARLTPVD, encoded by the coding sequence GTGCAGGATATATTAGGAACCGCGTTGTCAGATCATTTTGAAAATGTGCAAAGCAACAAACTTTGGATAAATAACCGCTATGGCCCAAAGGAAGAAATGCCGCTTGATGTATTTTTTAGAGATTACGCCGATATGCCCGAGCTGGAGCAAATAGCTTTGACTAAATGCCATGGTAAAGTGCTTGATATTGGGGCAGGAGCAGGTAGCCATGCTTTAATATTGCAAACGCAGGGCTTTGATGTAACCGCTTTAGATATATCTGCCAAAGCGGTAAATATTATGAAACTGCGTGGCGTTGTTAAAGCCATAGAAGGAGATATATTTACTTACACAGGCCATAAATACGATACCTTATTATTAATGATGAATGGTATTGGTTTATGCGGCACAATTAAACAATTACACTTATTTTTACAGCAAACCAAACATCTCCTGAACCCGGGCGGCCAATTATTATTCGATTCATCCGATATTGCTTATTTGTACGATGGTGATTTACCTGCCGATAACTATTATGGTGAACTATGGTATCAATACACTTATAAAGGCAAAAAAACAGACTGGTTTAAATGGCTTTATATAGATAAGGTAGCGCTAACAAACGTTGCCAGGCAGGGGGGCTGGACGGTGGAGATTTTGTATGATGATAGTATGGACCAATACTTAGCCCGGTTAACGCCGGTAGACTGA
- a CDS encoding MBL fold metallo-hydrolase produces the protein MKLHTIDTGFFKLDGGAMFGVVPKAIWQKTNPSDENNLCTWAMRCLLIEDGKRLILVDTGIGNKQDDKFFSHYYLHGNATIDSSLATKGFHRDDITDVFLTHLHFDHVGGAVIRNGEKLQPAFKNANYWSNPQHWDWAVNPNEREKASFLKDNILPIQQSGQLKFIEAEDGVKFTDEISIRFAFGHTDAMMLPQITYKGKQLLYMADLLPSVGHIPLPYVMAYDMFPLKTLTERKLYWNEAVEKEYVLYLEHDPINECCTLQQTEKGIRVKETFRLDEI, from the coding sequence ATGAAATTACATACCATTGATACCGGTTTTTTTAAATTAGATGGCGGTGCCATGTTTGGCGTAGTGCCCAAAGCTATATGGCAAAAAACAAATCCCTCCGATGAGAACAACCTATGTACATGGGCTATGCGCTGCCTGCTGATAGAAGATGGCAAACGTTTAATTTTAGTAGATACGGGTATAGGCAATAAGCAGGACGATAAGTTTTTTAGCCATTATTACCTGCATGGTAACGCAACAATAGATAGTTCGTTAGCTACAAAGGGTTTTCACCGCGATGATATTACTGATGTGTTTTTAACCCACCTGCATTTCGACCACGTTGGCGGCGCTGTAATTCGCAATGGTGAAAAACTACAACCTGCATTTAAAAATGCCAACTATTGGAGCAATCCCCAACATTGGGATTGGGCGGTAAACCCTAACGAGCGCGAAAAAGCATCGTTTTTAAAGGATAATATACTGCCAATACAACAAAGCGGACAGCTTAAGTTTATTGAGGCTGAGGATGGCGTGAAATTTACTGACGAAATAAGCATCCGTTTTGCCTTTGGCCACACAGATGCCATGATGCTGCCGCAAATTACCTACAAGGGCAAGCAATTATTATATATGGCCGATCTGCTGCCATCTGTTGGGCATATACCCCTGCCCTATGTTATGGCCTATGATATGTTCCCGCTTAAAACCCTAACCGAGCGTAAACTATACTGGAACGAAGCGGTAGAAAAAGAATACGTCCTATACCTGGAACACGACCCTATTAATGAATGCTGCACGCTGCAACAAACCGAAAAAGGAATTAGAGTTAAGGAAACATTTAGATTAGACGAGATATAG
- a CDS encoding helix-turn-helix transcriptional regulator encodes MPIIINLDVMMARRKMSLNELSERVGITISNLSILKTGKAKAIRIETLEAICKALDCQPGDILEYQS; translated from the coding sequence ATGCCAATTATCATCAACCTCGACGTAATGATGGCCCGGCGAAAAATGTCGTTAAATGAGTTAAGCGAGCGGGTAGGCATTACGATATCTAACCTGTCTATTTTAAAAACCGGCAAGGCTAAGGCTATCCGTATAGAAACCCTCGAAGCTATTTGTAAAGCATTGGACTGTCAACCCGGAGATATTTTAGAGTATCAATCTTAA
- a CDS encoding DUF2975 domain-containing protein translates to MKRIRLLQILVYVVFALLVLKDIAPDAYRGAIDGWNDGYRSMDATPHHSRLLSHVALDGASFTGKKDTVLKAGTDYSVQNISVVGDVRLNPDVVNTPWWFDVVMVALAIFILILLIRIVRNINKVLVIIYKGTMFNEACSIVLRDVGIALVLYSIANYAFERLNYIEKTYLVLPPLKAIDTSTFDLGAVLMAIFVFIIAEVFKQGSRLKEEQDLTI, encoded by the coding sequence ATGAAAAGAATACGGTTGTTACAAATACTGGTTTATGTTGTGTTTGCCCTTTTAGTGCTTAAGGATATTGCCCCTGATGCTTATAGGGGAGCTATAGACGGTTGGAACGATGGATACAGAAGCATGGATGCTACACCTCACCATAGCCGATTATTGAGCCATGTTGCTTTAGACGGGGCTTCGTTTACAGGTAAAAAAGACACGGTATTAAAAGCCGGCACCGATTACAGTGTGCAAAATATAAGCGTTGTCGGCGATGTTAGGCTAAACCCAGATGTGGTAAATACGCCCTGGTGGTTTGATGTGGTGATGGTTGCCTTAGCTATATTTATCCTTATTTTGCTTATCAGAATAGTGCGCAACATTAACAAGGTGTTGGTTATTATATACAAAGGAACCATGTTTAATGAGGCCTGTAGTATTGTACTGCGTGATGTTGGGATAGCGTTAGTATTATATAGCATTGCCAACTACGCGTTTGAGCGGTTAAACTACATCGAGAAAACTTACCTGGTATTGCCGCCGCTTAAAGCAATTGACACATCTACATTTGATTTAGGCGCAGTATTAATGGCCATATTTGTTTTTATTATCGCTGAAGTTTTTAAACAGGGCAGCCGTTTAAAAGAAGAGCAAGACCTAACTATTTAA
- a CDS encoding RNA polymerase sigma factor RpoD/SigA, whose protein sequence is MRQLKITQSITNRESQSLDKYLHEIGKVDLITAEEEVILAQKIREGDQAALERLTKTNLRFVVSVAKQYQNQGLTLGDLINEGNLGLIKAAKRFDETKGFKFISYAVWWIRQSILQAIAEQSRIVRLPLNQVGSLSKISKAFSKLEQEFEREPSPEELADILETTVDKISDTLSNSGRHVSMDAPFVQGEENTLLDVLENQEPNTDSILINESLSEEIKRSLSTLTEREREIIVLFFGLGSNHPLSLEEIGEKFNLTRERVRQIKDKALQRLRHTSRSKILKSYLG, encoded by the coding sequence ATGAGACAACTCAAAATAACTCAATCCATTACCAATCGTGAGTCGCAGTCCCTCGACAAATATCTTCACGAGATTGGTAAAGTTGACCTAATAACTGCCGAAGAAGAAGTAATCTTAGCACAGAAAATTAGAGAAGGTGACCAGGCCGCATTAGAGCGTTTAACCAAAACTAACCTTCGTTTTGTGGTATCAGTTGCTAAACAATATCAAAATCAGGGCTTAACCCTTGGCGACCTTATTAACGAAGGTAACTTAGGCTTAATTAAAGCGGCTAAACGTTTTGACGAAACCAAAGGTTTTAAATTCATATCGTACGCTGTATGGTGGATACGCCAATCAATATTACAGGCTATTGCCGAGCAAAGCCGTATTGTGCGTTTGCCTTTGAACCAGGTAGGTTCGTTAAGTAAAATTAGTAAGGCCTTCTCTAAATTAGAGCAGGAGTTTGAACGCGAGCCTTCTCCGGAAGAACTGGCCGACATATTAGAAACCACTGTAGATAAAATATCTGACACGCTGAGCAACAGTGGCCGCCATGTATCTATGGATGCACCGTTTGTACAGGGCGAGGAAAACACGTTATTAGATGTATTAGAAAACCAGGAACCTAATACCGATTCGATATTGATCAACGAATCATTATCTGAAGAGATCAAACGTTCCCTTTCTACCCTAACCGAGCGTGAACGCGAGATAATTGTGCTATTCTTTGGTTTAGGTTCAAATCACCCGTTATCGTTGGAAGAAATTGGAGAAAAATTCAATTTAACCCGCGAACGTGTACGCCAGATAAAAGACAAGGCATTACAAAGGTTGCGCCATACATCAAGGAGCAAGATCCTTAAATCATACTTAGGATAA
- a CDS encoding deoxyribonuclease V encodes MLPSDYQNLTPAQAIAYQNELRRQIQIKPLNKEISIIAGADISFNKYSNVVYAGIVLFNYPDMRIIGTATTICTITFPYISGLLAFREVPALLEAWQKLDTKPDLLVLDEQGIAHERRLGIATHFGLLTNVPTIGSAKSRLTGKYEEPANTPFAQSPMYDKGELIGIALRSKKNCNPIYISPGHNIDMQQSVDVIKNCIRGYRIPEPTRQAHLLVNKIRIEDGDNTTKQMGLFD; translated from the coding sequence ATGCTGCCATCCGATTATCAAAACCTTACCCCAGCCCAAGCCATAGCCTATCAAAACGAGTTGCGGCGGCAAATACAAATAAAACCACTTAATAAGGAAATAAGTATTATCGCCGGTGCTGATATTTCATTCAACAAGTACTCAAATGTGGTGTATGCAGGTATAGTACTGTTTAATTATCCTGATATGAGGATAATTGGCACCGCAACAACTATTTGTACCATCACGTTTCCATACATATCGGGCTTGTTAGCTTTTCGCGAAGTACCGGCATTACTGGAGGCATGGCAAAAATTAGATACTAAACCCGACTTATTAGTGCTTGATGAACAAGGAATTGCTCATGAACGGCGCTTAGGTATTGCCACACATTTTGGCTTATTAACTAACGTACCTACCATAGGCAGTGCCAAAAGCAGGCTTACCGGCAAATATGAAGAACCTGCAAACACACCCTTTGCCCAAAGCCCGATGTATGATAAAGGCGAATTGATTGGCATAGCCCTGCGCAGCAAAAAAAACTGCAATCCCATATACATTTCGCCGGGGCACAATATAGATATGCAGCAAAGCGTTGATGTGATTAAAAATTGCATTCGCGGTTATCGTATACCCGAACCAACCAGGCAGGCCCACCTGTTAGTAAATAAAATAAGGATAGAGGACGGAGATAATACTACTAAACAAATGGGACTGTTCGACTGA
- a CDS encoding ATP-binding cassette domain-containing protein: MNILKVDSVELEFSGRKILQSVFINCSQGEVIGLLGRNGCGKSSLLKIIFGTLTAQHKYVSINNEFIHKGYINNRIAYLPQHNYLPSGILISKLARIIVDPVTWDEFTELSIYKLSFNKTIAQLSGGELRQLETMMIIHSRADFILLDEPFTHISPIQADEFKPVIRACAKRKGIIVTDHQYRNILDVSDKVILLKDGHTKHITNNDELITYGYISGN, translated from the coding sequence ATGAACATACTAAAGGTAGATAGTGTTGAACTGGAATTTAGCGGCCGCAAAATATTGCAAAGCGTTTTTATCAACTGCAGCCAGGGCGAGGTGATCGGCTTATTAGGCCGTAACGGTTGCGGTAAATCATCACTGTTAAAAATTATTTTTGGCACGCTTACAGCACAACATAAGTATGTAAGTATTAACAACGAATTTATACATAAAGGATATATTAATAATCGTATAGCCTACCTGCCTCAACATAATTACCTGCCATCGGGTATATTGATAAGCAAACTTGCCCGTATTATAGTTGACCCTGTAACCTGGGATGAATTTACCGAACTGTCCATTTATAAACTCAGCTTTAATAAAACCATTGCCCAGCTTTCGGGCGGTGAATTGCGCCAGTTAGAAACCATGATGATCATTCACAGTCGGGCCGACTTTATTTTGCTGGACGAGCCCTTTACACACATCTCTCCTATCCAGGCCGATGAATTTAAACCGGTGATACGCGCTTGTGCTAAACGCAAGGGTATTATTGTTACCGACCACCAGTACCGCAATATTTTAGATGTGAGTGATAAAGTAATTTTACTGAAAGACGGCCACACAAAACACATTACCAATAATGATGAATTAATTACTTACGGCTATATTAGCGGTAATTAA
- a CDS encoding PhzF family phenazine biosynthesis protein, whose protein sequence is MTIPIYQADAFTDKLFGGNPAAICPLNDWLPDDVMQKIALENNLAETAFFVKNANGYLLRWFTPELEIDLCGHATLATAHILFTQLGYDKDTIYFDTVKAGTLVVKRDGDKYSMDFPSRPPFAADMPEGLVASLGGAKPKEVLRSRDYMLVYETEEDILNMVPDHSALAKIPTLGIIVTAPGKNVDFVSRFFAPAAGVPEDPVTGSAHCNLIPYWAARLGKSKLHAYQVSARKGELWCELKGDRVIMAGKAVTYLRGEIQILAD, encoded by the coding sequence ATGACTATCCCAATTTACCAGGCCGATGCCTTTACCGATAAGCTTTTTGGTGGCAACCCTGCTGCTATATGTCCGCTAAACGATTGGTTACCCGATGATGTTATGCAAAAAATAGCGTTAGAGAACAACCTGGCTGAAACTGCTTTTTTTGTAAAAAATGCCAATGGCTACTTGTTACGATGGTTTACGCCCGAATTGGAGATTGACCTTTGCGGCCATGCTACATTGGCTACAGCGCATATACTGTTTACGCAATTGGGTTATGATAAGGATACCATTTACTTTGATACGGTGAAAGCTGGAACGCTTGTAGTAAAACGCGATGGCGATAAATATTCGATGGATTTTCCATCAAGGCCGCCATTTGCGGCAGATATGCCCGAGGGGCTGGTAGCATCATTAGGCGGTGCTAAGCCCAAAGAGGTTTTACGCAGCCGCGATTATATGCTGGTTTACGAAACCGAAGAAGATATTTTAAATATGGTGCCCGATCATTCTGCCTTAGCTAAGATACCTACACTCGGCATCATAGTAACCGCACCCGGTAAAAATGTTGATTTTGTATCGCGTTTTTTTGCCCCTGCAGCCGGTGTGCCCGAAGACCCGGTAACCGGCTCGGCACATTGTAACCTGATACCTTATTGGGCCGCCAGGCTGGGCAAAAGCAAACTGCATGCCTACCAGGTATCTGCCCGCAAAGGCGAACTGTGGTGCGAGCTAAAAGGCGACAGGGTAATAATGGCCGGCAAAGCGGTTACGTATTTGCGCGGCGAGATACAAATCTTGGCAGATTAA